One window from the genome of Malus domestica chromosome 01, GDT2T_hap1 encodes:
- the LOC103443008 gene encoding protein DETOXIFICATION 35-like — MEEPLLDTAAGGTTEYSNKQLMYEGESEDYAPVRSFGELRQMFWIETVKLWQIGGSAVITIMCMYGTNSVIVLFAGHLGTIELSAISISLSVISTFTYGFMLGMGSALETLCGQAFGAGQVHMLGIYMQRSCIILFVTSFLLLPIYIFATPVLKWLGQEDDIANEAGKFTLQIIPQLFSLAINFPAQKFLQAQRKVKVLAWIAVLALLIHIGMLALFIYVFDWGTSGAAVSFNITRWGISIAQVVYIMGWCYEGWTGFSWLAFNEIWAFVRLSLASAVMLCLEIWYMMSILLLTGGLSDAVIAVDSLSICMNINGWEGMLFIGLNAAISVRVSNELGLRRPRAAKYAVYVTVSQSLLIGLLFMVIILITKDYFAVIFTSDKVLQQAVAKLAYLLGITMVLNSVQPVISGVAIGGGWQAMVAYINLGCYYIFGLPLGYVLCHVANLGVAGLWEGMICGTALQTIILLIILYKTNWNKEVEQATNRVQKWGGQDIKNANGA; from the exons ATGGAGGAGCCGCTGCTCGACACAGCCGCCGGCGGCACCACCGAGTATAGCAATAAGCAGCTTATGTACGAAGGTGAGAGCGAAGACTATGCGCCGGTGAGGAGCTTTGGTGAGTTGCGGCAAATGTTTTGGATAGAGACGGTGAAGCTGTGGCAAATAGGCGGTTCGGCAGTTATCACTATCATGTGTATGTATGGGACTAACTCAGTCATCGTGCTCTTTGCCGGTCATCTCGGAACTATTGAGCTTTCCGCCATCTCCATTTCTCTTTCTGTCATTTCCACCTTCACTTATGGATTCATG CTTGGGATGGGGAGTGCTCTGGAAACCCTGTGTGGACAAGCATTTGGTGCTGGACAAGTTCACATGCTTGGTATCTACATGCAACGATCATGTATAATTCTATTCGTAACCTCCTTCTTACTGTTGCCGATTTACATCTTTGCCACACCGGTTCTAAAGTGGCTAGGCCAAGAAGACGACATAGCAAATGAAGCCGGAAAATTCACACTCCAAATCATCCCTCAATTGTTCTCACTTGCCATAAATTTCCCAGCTCAAAAGTTCCTCCAGGCTCAGAGGAAGGTGAAGGTGCTGGCATGGATTGCAGTGTTGGCCCTGCTCATACACATTGGAATGCTAGCGCTCTTCATATATGTGTTTGATTGGGGCACATCGGGGGCAGCTGTGTCATTTAACATCACAAGATGGGGGATTTCAATTGCTCAAGTTGTCTATATTATGGGTTGGTGTTATGAGGGTTGGACTGGATTTTCATGGCTGGCATTCAATGAGATTTGGGCATTTGTGAGACTTTCTCTTGCCTCTGCAGTCATGCTCTGCCTGGAAATTTGGTACATGATGAGTATACTCCTTCTCACAGGTGGTCTTTCTGATGCAGTTATAGCCGTTGATTCTCTTTCTATTTG CATGAACATCAACGGGTGGGAAGGAATGTTGTTTATTGGACTAAACGCCGCAATAAG TGTTCGCGTCTCCAATGAACTTGGGTTAAGACGTCCCAGAGCAGCCAAATACGCCGTTTATGTGACAGTATCTCAGTCTCTCTTAATTGGGCTTCTTTTCAtggttataattttaataacCAAAGACTATTTTGCCGTAATTTTCACAAGTGACAAAGTGTTGCAACAAGCAGTCGCTAAGCTTGCATACCTCCTTGGTATAACTATGGTGCTCAATAGTGTTCAACCAGTAATATCAG GTGTTGCAATTGGTGGTGGATGGCAGGCAATGGTagcttatataaacttgggttGTTACTACATCTTTGGGCTTCCTCTTGGATACGTTCTTTGCCATGTTGCAAATTTAGGAGTCGCG GGACTTTGGGAGGGCATGATATGTGGAACTGCTCTCCAAACCATCATTCTGCTAATTATACTTTACAAAACAAACTGGAACAAAGAG GTGGAGCAAGCAACGAATCGTGTCCAGAAGTGGGGAGGGCAAGACATCAAAAATGCCAACGGAGCTTAA